One Phaseolus vulgaris cultivar G19833 chromosome 2, P. vulgaris v2.0, whole genome shotgun sequence DNA window includes the following coding sequences:
- the LOC137810328 gene encoding TOM1-like protein 1 codes for MSDNLMEKVSALGERLKIGGVEVGRKMTEGMTSMSFKVREFFQGPNQAEKLVEDATSEALDEPDWALNLDLCDLINTDKLSCVELIRGIKKRIMVKSPRIQYLALVLLETCVKNCEKAFSEVAAERVLDEIVRLIDDPQTVVNNRNKALMMVEAWGESTGELRYLPVFEETYKSLKSRGIRFPGRDNESLAPIFTPPRSVSAPEADVNLQQQFEQDIPEQFEHDVPVQSFSPEQTKEAFDVARNSIELLSTVLSSSPQQDALQDDLTSTLVHQCRLSQSTVQRIVETAGDNEALLFEALNVNDEIQKVLTKYEELKQPAAVPLQPEPAMIPVAVEPDESPRHTKEDALIRKPAASRTPPQGGSSDDMMDDLDEMIFGKKGGEASDGGQDKKKQQSSKDDLISF; via the exons ATGAGCGATAATCTGATGGAGAAAGTGAGTGCACTGGGAGAGCGTCTCAAAATCGGAGGAGTGGAAGTGGGTCGGAAGATGACTGAGGGAATGACTTCCATGAGCTTCAAGGTCAGAGAGTTCTTCCAGGGGCCCAATCAGGCCGAAAAGCTCGTCGAGGACGCCACCTCCGAGGCCCTAGACGAGCCCGATTGGGCCCTCAACCTCGATCTCTGCGACCTCATCAACACCGACAAGCTCTCCTGCGTCGAGCTCATCAGGGGAATCAAGAAGCGGATCATGGTCAAGAGCCCTAGGATTCAGTACCTCGCCCTCGTCCTCCTCGAAACCTGCGTCAAAAACTGCGAGAAAGCCTTCTCCGAGGTCGCCGCCGAGCGCGTTCTCGACGAGATCGTCAGACTCATCGACGACCCCCAGACCGTCGTCAACAACCGCAACAAGGCCCTCATGATGGTCGAAGCCTGGGGTGAGTCCACCGGCGAGTTGCGGTATCTCCCTGTCTTTGAAGAAACTTACAAG aGTCTGAAATCAAGGGGAATAAGGTTTCCAGGTCGTGACAATGAAAGCTTGGCACCGATTTTCACTCCGCCTCGTTCAGTTTCTGCTCCAGAAGCTGATGTTAATCTTCAACAGCAGTTTGAGCAAGACATTCCTGAGCAATTTGAGCATGATGTTCCTGTTCAGAGTTTTTCTCCTGAACAGACTAAGGAAGCCTTTGATGTTGCGAGAAATAGCATTGAGCTTCTTTCCACTGTGTTGTCGTCTTCGCCGCAACAGGATGCTTTACAG GATGATTTGACGTCCACGCTTGTACATCAGTGTCGTCTGTCTCAATCTACTGTCCAGAGAATTGTTGAAACTGCTGGGGACAATGAAGCTCTTCTTTTTGAGGCCTTGAATGTTAACGATGAGATTCAGAAGGTTCTCACCAAGTACGAAGAGTTGAAGCAGCCTGCAGCTGTTCCACTTCAGCCTGAACCAGCCATGATCCCAGTTGCTGTTGAGCCAGATGAGTCACCGCGCCACACTAAAGAAGATGCCTTGATTAGAAAACCAGCTGCATCAAGAACACCTCCTCAGGGAGGGAGCAGTGATGACATGATGGATGATCTTGATGAGATGATTTTTGGGAAAAAAGGAGGGGAAGCATCAGATGGGGGACAAGATAAAAAGAAGCAGCAATCATCGAAAGATGATCTCATCTCTTTCTGA